A stretch of DNA from Thalassospiraceae bacterium LMO-SO8:
CGCCTTCGATACGATGGGCCGCGACGTGCCCATGCTGGTCGACCTGAAACCCAACGGCAGCTACTACATGGAAGACCTGTGGAAGGCCGGCGGCCTGACCACCATCCTGCGCGAGATCGAGGACCTGTTGGACCTGGACTGCCTGACCGTGTCGGGCAAGACGCTCGGCGAGAACCTGGCCGCCATGGCGCCGGGTTGGCAACAAGACGTCGTCCGCCCGCGGAGCAATCCCCTGTTCTCCAAGGGCAGCATGGCCGTGCTGCGCGGCAATCTGGCGCCGAACGGTGCGGTGTTGAAACAGTCGGCGGCGGACCAGGGCCTTTTGGTCCATGAGGGCCGCGCCGTGGTGTTCGAAAACCTGGAAGACCTGGCCGAACGCATCGACAGCGCCGACCTGGACGTGACGGCCGACGACGTGCTGGTGCTGCGCAACATCGGACCCAAGGGGGCGCCGGGCATGCCCGAGGCCGGATACATTCCGATCCCGAAGAAACTGGCGAGTCAGGGCGTGAAGGACATGGTGCGCATTTCCGACGGTCGCATGTCCGGCACCGCCTTCGGAACGATCATCCTGCACGTCTCGCCCGAAGCCGCCGACGGCGGTCCCCTCGCCCTGGTGAAGACGGGCGACCGCATCCGGCTCGACACGCCGAACCGTAGCCTTACTCTACTAGTAGACGACACCGAAATGACCGCCCGGCGCGCGGGCTGGACCCCGCCCCCGGCGCACAAGGGATCTGGCCGCGGCTATCTGAAACTCTACCTGGATACGGTCACCCAGGCCGAGGACGGCGCCGATTTCGGGTTCTTGAAGGCCGTCGACGGCGCCTGACCGCCCCGCCATCTGCATTCGCAGTTAAACGCAACCGCGCCGGCAGCCACCCCGCCGGCGCGGTTTTTTATTTAAGCATTATCAATGAGATGGAGGGCGCTTCTCGCACGACGCCTTGGCCGCCGGGCGGCCTCCGACGTTGAAAACCGGCCCCTGCGGGCAGGCATTCCCCGCCCAAACGGCGCAGCGATTCCAGAAGCGTAACGGCAAGGGCCCGGGGCGCTTACCCCCCCAGGAACAGCCGGCCCACGTCCTCGTTCTCCAGGAGCGCGTCGCCGGTGCCCGCGATGGCCAGTTCGCCCGACACCAGGACATAGCCGATATCGGCGAATTCCAGGCCCTTCTTGGCGTTCTGTTCGACCATGATGATGGTCTTGCCCTCGGTATGCTGAAGGTCGTCCAGGATGTCGAACACCATGTCGATGAACCGGGGCTCGAGCCCGATGGACGGCTCGTCCACCAGCAGAACGTCCGGGTCCATGACCAGGGCGCGGGAGATTTCCAGCAGGCGCCGTTCACCGCCCGACAGCACCTTGGCCAGATGCTTGCGGCGCTGGGCCAGGCGGTCGTACTTGGCGAACACCTTTTCCGCCGCCTCCTTGGCCTGGGCCGTGGTTTCCATGAGGAAGCCGCCCATCCACAGGTTCTCTTCCACGGTCATGTCGGGGAAGATGGACTTGTCTTGCAGGATATAGGCGATGCCGGCCTGCTTCAGCTTCTGGTTGGCGGTCATATGGGCGACGTCCTGGGCCTGCGCGCCCTCGCCCACCAGGATGTTGCCGCCCATCACCGTGTTGAGGCCGTAGATGGCGTGCAGCACCGTTGACTTGCCGGCCCCGTTGGGCCCGATCAGGCAGAGCGACTGGCCCTTGGCGACTTGCAGGTTGAGGCCGTGGATGATCTCCATCTTGCCGTAGCCGCAGCGCAGATCCTTCAGATTGACGAAGGGGGTGTTGTTGGCCAGGGACGCGACCTGTTCCAGCGGCACCTCGACGGCCATGGCCTTGGCCTGGCGGTTGACGTCCTCGACGGAAATGACCGCGTCGACGGTGCCCATGTGATAACCGGTGGAGCGTCGGTTCGCGGCGGCCCCCGCGGATTCGTCTTCTTGTGCCTTGTTTTCGTCGGCCATGTTCAATGTGCTCCCAGATAGGCGTCGATGACGCGCTGGTCGTTCTGGACCTCGTCCGGCGTGCCATGGGCGAGAAGCTCGCCATGGGCCAGACAATAGATCGACTGGGCCATGTTCATGATCACGCGCATGTTGTGCTCGATGACGAACAGGGTGATGCCCAACTCCTCGTTGGCGCGGCGGAGCCGGTCGATCAGCCCATTGATGAGCGTCGGGTTGATGCCCGCCGTGGGTTCGTCCAACAACAGCACTTCGGGCCGGTTCATCAGCGCCATGGCGAATTCAAGCAGCTTCTGCTGCCCGAACGAAAGGTCGCCCGAGATCAGCCGCCGTTTTTCGTACAGCCCGACGAAGTCGAGCAGACGGTCGACCTCTTCCATGGTTTCCTTGTCGCCGCGGTTCTTGAACATGTCCGCGAAGCCCAGCTTACGGTGCGGGATCGAGATCAGCATGTTGTCGATGCAGTTCATGTTCGAGTAGATGCGCGTCTGCTGGAAGGTGCGCAGCAATCCCAAGCGCGCGATCTGCGGCACCCGGTAGGTGGAGATTTCCTCGCCCTTGAACTTGATCGACCCCTCGTCGATGGGATGATAGCCGACGATGGAGTTGAACAACGTCGTCTTGCCCGACCCGTTCGGTCCGATCAGGCCGGTGATGCCGCCGGCGGGCACCTTCAGCGAGATGTTGTGATTGGCGACCACGCCCCCGTAGGACTTCGATACGCCCGAGATTTCAATGACGGTATCGGTCATTTTGCCGTCTCCTTCTTGTCGACGATGATGCCGAACCGTTCCGGGAACTTTTCCATCAGCCAGCCCATGATGCCCTGCTGGAAGAACACCACGTTGACGATGATCAGCACGCCGAGCGCCACCCATTGCCAGCCGAGGAAATAGGTCCAGGTGAGCTCCTTCAGGACGTGGAACAGGGCGGCACCGAGGATCGGCCCCCACAGGGTCCCCTTGCCGCCGAGCAACGACATGGCGACCATGAAGATGCCGAAGGTGGCGACCGGAAATGCCACTTCCAGGGGCTCGACAAAGCCCGTCATGTTACCGAACAGGGCGCCGGAAATTCCCAGGAAGAACGCCGATACCGACCACGCGATGGTCTTGTAGCGCAGGGTGTGGATACCCATGGCCTCGGCCTTCTGTTCATCGTCGCGGATGGCGTTGATGGCCAGGCCGAACCGGGTCGAATAAAGCCAGCTGCAAAACAGGTAGGTTCCGATCGCGGCGAAAAAGCACATGAAATAGAACATGAACGACTTGCCGTCGGCGCTGCCCGGGTAGACGGGCATGGCCAAGCCGCCGCCGGCGCCGACCCATTCCCAGGTCCCCATCAGTTCACCGGCCGTCAGCGCGATGCCGAGCGTGCCGATGGCGAAATAAGGCCCGCGCAGACCGAACAGGGTCCAGCCGAGGGACGCCGCAAGCAAGGCCGAGCCGACGGCCGCCGCCAGGATTCCCCATCCCAGGCCCCAGAAGTACTCGGAACTCGTATAGGTGAAATCGACCGCGCCCGAGGACGCCGTGTATTCGGACACATTGGCGAACATGCTGATCTGGACCAAGGCCGAAATATACATGCCCGAGCCGAAGAACAGGATGTTGCCGAGCGAGTTGTAGCCCATCTGGCCGCCCATGATGTCCCAGGTCAGGGCGAACAGGACCATGACCCAAAGGACGGCGATCTGAATGGTCACGCCGGGAATGACGAAGGGGGCCGCGATGCCGAAGATCAGGATCGGCAGATGCAGTTTCGGATTGAATGATTCCAAGGTTTTTGCTCCCGTTTTCGTTCTTCTTGGGCCGCGCGCCTATTGCACGACCTGGCGGTGGCGGCGCATTTCGAGCTGACGGTAGATCAGCACGGCGACCAGAAGGCCGACCACGCAGGCCTGCTGGTATTCGGCGCCAAGCACGAAGCCGCCGTACTGTTCCATGACGCCAAGTCCCAGCCCCGCCATGATGACGCCGCCCAGATTACCGAAACCGGCCGCCGTGACGATCACGAAGGACCGGATCGAATGGCCGATGCCGTAGAACGGCTGAATCACCCAGATCATCGAGATCAGGGCCCCCGCAGCACCACAGATCGCCGCGTTCAAGGAAAAGGTGAAGGCATAGACCTTGTCCGTGTCGATGCCCATGACCCGCGCGGCGCGGGCGTCCTGGGCCGTGGCGCGGATCGCCTGGCCCATGCGCGAATTCTTCATGAACAGCACCACGGCGACCGCCAGCACCCCGCAGAGCGCGAAGGCGACCAACTTGATATCGGCGACGGTGACGCTGTTGTCGAAATAGCTGCGGATGGCGAAATCGCTTTCCGCCGTCTGCACTTCGGGGCCGAACATCAGGTTCAACGCCTGGGCCAGAACGATGGCGAGGCCGAAGGTCGCAAGCAGCGAGGTGAACATGTCCTTGTCGATGACGCGTCGGATGATGGTGACATAGACCACCCAGCCGAACGTAAACATGACGACGATCGAGATCGGCAGGCCCCACAGGGGATGAATGCCCTGCTTGCCCAGCCACCAGGCGACGTAGCCGCCCATGATGACGAAGTCGCCCTGCGCCAGGTTCTTCACGTTCATGACGCCCCATACGAGGGCCAGGCCATAAGCCGCCAGCGCGAAGGTCGAGCCGATGAACAGCCCGTCGAGGATCAGCTGAATATTGAAGACCGGCGCCGCGGTCAAAATTGAAATGTTGTCCCACATGTCCCTGATCCATCCCTAGTTCAGTGGAGAAGCGATTGGTCGGTATATCCGAAAATATGAATGCTGGTATGCGCAGGAACCGACCGCCCCCGACCGATGCGGGCCGGGGGCGGGGTTCAAGCTTTGCCTGCGGTCACCCGTCAGGCCGGAAAACCCAGATTACTGGGCCTTCCGCGGCCAGTTCACGGGATGCGACGCCCATTTGGACGGCGCCACCACGTTGTACTCGCCGTTCTGGATCTGACGCAGAACCATCGGCTTGGCGATGTTGTTGCCCTCCGGCGCGAACTTGATCCCGCCATAGAAGGTTTCCATATCCGTCGCCGCGATGGCGTCACGCACCTTTTCCGGATCCAGGGAATTGGCCCGTTCGAAGGCGTCCTTCCACACCAGAACCGACGCGGTCGCCTGAGCCGACTGATAAGGCACGTTCTTGTAACCGTCGTAGGTTTTCTTGAACTCCTTGTCGTAGTCGGCAGCCGTGCCGAAGTACTTGTCCTTATAGGTCAAGGTCGGCGCCCACTGGGTCGGGCACAGGAAGTCGTTGGTCGAAGCGCCGAACTTGCTGGTGATCTTGGCCGCCTCGCAATGGGTCAGCGCGATCATCGGCACGTCGATCTTCATTTCCTTGATCTGGCGCGCCCCCGTGGCCGCGCCCTTGGAATGGCCGGACAGCAGCAGCAGGTCCGGCTTCAGGGCCTTGACCTTGGTCAGCGTCGAGGAAATGTCGTTCAGGTCACGCGGCATCTTGTCGTCGATCACGACCTTCATGCCGTATTTCTTGGCGTCTTCCAGCACACCGGCCCGCACGTCGAGGGAGAACGGATCGTTCTCGAACGCCATGGCGATCTTCACGTCGGACGCCTTCTTGCCGTTCTTTTCGGCGATTTCGGCGGCCAGGCCGATCGAACTGGCAAGGTACTGTTCGGACGTCGACAGGACCGCGAACAGGTACTTGTAGCCCTTGTTGAACAGCGAGCGCGACGCGCCTTCCGCCTCGATCATGGGCACCTTGTATTTTTCGATAATCGGCGCGGCGGCCTTGGTGGTGGCCGACGAATACGGCCCCAGGAAGTATTTCACGCCGTCCTGGTTGACCAAGCGCTCAAGCAGCTGCGCGGTACGGAGCGGCGTCGATTCGTCGTCGTAATACTGGATCTTCAGTTTGTAGGATTTACCACCGATCTTGACGCCGCCCATCGCGTTGATCTTCGCGACGCCGATGTCGTAGCCGTTCTTGGCATGGATGCCGTTGGTCGAATACTTGCCGGTGAACGAAATCGCCGAACCGAGGATGATGGTGTCGCCTTCGACCTTGGCTTGCGCCGGGTTGGCGAAGGCCAAACCCGCGACCGCAAGGCTCGCGGCGACGACGGAAATGAGTCGTTTGCTGTTCATGCGTGTCCTCCCAGACATATGTGTAAGGCATTTTATCCGTACGCCATTGCGGCGCTTATCGAAACGTCTGCCTCATTATTGCCGGCCTCCCGGAACGTCTCGGCACCGTCACCGGCACAGAGCAGCCCGGAGGAGCCGTTCGCGCCTGATATTAGCCAAGTCATGGAAAGGCGCAAGCGGAACCCCAGGATCGCCACCGAACACATTGATATGTATGAGAGTTTTTTTGGGACTAGGAGTTTTTCGCGCCCGGGTCCCAGGCCTTGACCTGAACCGGCTTGCCCGTCTGGGTAACAAAAACCTTGGGCTTCACCACCTGCTGAACCCCTGGCGTGTTTTCGGCCCGCACGAACGACAGACGCATGGCATCAAGGGTGATTTCCGTCCGGGCGCCCTTGGCCCGGGCCTGCTTGTAGGCGCTGGTTCCCTTGGTTATTTGGTTCAGCCGCTCCATCGACGCATGGCCGAAGCGGCGCCACAGACTGGTCAGGTAGCCGTCGATTTCATGGGGAATGAAAAGCTCGACATCGATGTTGGGGCGCCCGCGGGAGAATCCGGCGTAGATATTCGGCTCCATGGGGCCGAGTTCGTCGGCGACGAAAACGGCCGGCATCAATTTGCGCCCGTTATGCAGCACGGCGTAATAGCCCTGCGCCAGGAACAGGAGCCGCTGAAGCTTTTGCGGCTGTAGATATTCATTCTGTTCCAACGCCGTGTCCGCGAACCAGAAGGCCACGTCGAAGGCGCTTTTTACATCGGCACGCATGCCTTCACCCTTGTTTCCGGTGTCGTTCCGGTGCGCCGGTCTGTCCGGCTTGATGATCTCCACGCCGCAAGCCTTGAGCGGGCGGCCCGAGTATGGCCCGCCATTGACCAAGGAAAGATTAACATGGGCCCGCCATGGGAGGTCCAGCCCAAACATGCCCCGCACATCGCGGCGGTTGTGCCTGCCTTCCGCGCATGAACCTGCCTTCCGCGCATGAAAAAGCCGGCCATCGGGCCGGCGCGCAGGGCGGTCCGCGGCGGGATCGGCTAAAGACGCATGCTCAGGGTCGTGCCCTTCCTGGGCAGCGTGCCGTGAATGACCTGGGCGTTCAGCTCGTAAGTCGCGATCGCCTTGGAGACAAGGCCGCCGAAATTCCTTGGCCGGCCTTCCTCGCCGTAGACCTTGGGGGCGGTCATCTCACTCTGAATGATCCTGGCGAAGGTGTCGTTGGGTGCCGTGAAACGCCCGCGCCCCAGGTTCGGATTGCGCCGCCGGTCGTCGGACAGGGCCCGGCGGTCATCGTATTTGTCATCCGGCGCGTTCTGGAAGCCGAACTGGGCGGCTTCGAACGACATCGCATTGCTGCCGCTCAGTTCCTCCACGCGCCCATGGCTGGCCACCGCCGCGGCGCCCGTCATGCGGGCGGTCGAGACGCTGGAAATGGCCGGCGCGGCGGTTGGAGAAATCTTCGCCATATTCCCGTTCGTTAACGTGTCGTTTTTGGCTCCCGGCCGCGTGCGGCGCACGCGAACCGGGCACACTGCTCCATTAAGGCGCAGGTACACCACTACACTGTATAAATTATAGGAGTCTTAACGGCAGAACAACCCTAGAAGCCCCAGCCTTTTCAGGATGTTATGATTAACGCGCCGAAGGAACGGCGCCCTTCCCGCCCGTCGGTGCGGCGAGAAAGTTCAAAACGGCCTCCCCGGCGCCGAAGTCATAGACGTCGCCATGCCCCGCCCCCGGCAGCCAGGCCGCCGTCTTGGGTTCCGCCGCAAGGGCGAACAGGCGCATTCCCTGGTCCTGCGGAACGACCCGATCGGCGCTGCCGTGGAGGATCAGGACCGGGCATCGTACGGCGCCGATCTTGGCGCTGGAATCGTAGCGGTCACGGGTCAGCAGGCCGGTCGGAAGCCAGGGATAGTGCACCCCGGCCGCATCGGTCATGGCGGTGAACGGCGCTTCGAGCACCAAAGCCCGCACCGGCGTTCCCGCCAGAGCGAGTTCGAGGGCCGCCTGCACGGCCACACCCGTGCCGAGGGATTCGCCGTAGACGACGATGCTTGCCGGATCATGCCCCTTATCCGCCAGCCAGGCCAGATTGGCCCGAGCATCGGCATACAGCCCCGCTTCCGTCGGGCTGCCCGGATTGCCGCCATACCCCCGGTATTCCGCCAACATCACGCCAATCCCCTGGCGCGCGAAGAGACGCGCCTTGAAAGCACGGTCGGCGATGGTGCCCGCATTGCCATGGAGATAGAGAATGACCGGACGGCCGGGCTGGGGCGCCATATACCAGGATCGAAGTTCGACCCCGTCCGCCGTCGATACGCGAACCTCGCCCGCGTCGGGCAAGCCGGCGTCGGCGGGCGCGCCGGCCACACCGCCCGGATGATACATCAGGCGCCGCTGCCCAAGGTACACCAGACCGACGACAAGAACGTAGGTGCCGACAGCGAGAATCAAAACCTGTAAGGCGACCAGCATCACCGGGCCGTACGGCCGCCGGCCTGGCCCAGGGGCCCGCATCCTGGGGTCACGGCTTCGTTTCAGACTGGCCGGACACAGCCGGCGGCAAGGCGGGAAGCGGCGCCGTCGCCGGGGTGGCCGCCGAGCCCTGCCGGCCGAACAGCACGCCCATGGGACGGGCCCCTTCCGCGAACCCGGACAGGGGCGTGCCCGGCTGTCCGGGCGTTCCGCCGGCGGCGGGCCGCAGATCGGCGCCCCGCCCCGCCACGGTCCGCGTTCCTACCGCGCCGGTGCAGGCAAACTCGGCGCCGACCGGCGTCAGCATGGGGCATTGGGCGTAACCGTTGCCGACAAAGGCAATGCCGGTGCCGTAGGGAGCACAGGTTTCAGCGGCAAGCCGCGCAACCTCTGCCGGCGTGGTCGACCGCTTGGAATAACAGATGGTAACCGAATTTCGTGTTTTTGGGGTTTTGGCAAAATCGGGGTCATCACGGTTGTAGGCGACAGGATCGTAGACATAGGGCCTGACCATTCCACAGCCGCCGAGCAAGGCCGCGGCGAGAACAGCGAAAGTCGCGGTGCGGACCGTTCTCAAACGGGCTTCCCTTGTCCGGTCAATGCGTTGGTGCGGCGTGGCCATGGTCTCGCTATAGCCTCTTTTTCACGCCCCGGCAAACCCCATGCCGACCGGGAATTGCCGACAATTTTATCTAAAAGTGTCGGCAAATAATTCATTCGGGCACATTTTTCGCATCCATTAGACTATATCGAAAGTCATAGATTCGGCCATGCAACGAACCGGCATGCCGACGCTGGATATACATCGAACGCAGGAGCACACGAAATGACACGCGCGGCACAGGCGATGACGGCACCGAAACGAGGCAGGTTCCGCCCGTTCCGGGCGCTTGCCCTGGTCTTCGGCGTGTTGGGGGTGGCCTTCGGTCTGCTCGCTCATTTCGCCTCGCCCGCCCCCCAGGAAACCGACACGACGGATGTCGCCGGCTACCTGCCCGACATGGAAATCAAGAAACGGGAGGTCCAGCACATCGGCGCGGCGGCCCTGCAACTCTACGTGGCCCGCGCGCGCGCGCCCCTGGCGGATCCGAATTTCTTCATCGGCCCCATCGAAATCGGCATGACTTATGAGAATTTCCTCAAGATCATTCCCACGCCCGAATCCCTCAAGGCGGCCCAGGCCGGCGTGATCGGCGTCCTGCGCACGGACAAGGGAGTGTTCACCGCCCACTTCCCGACGGCCGAAAAGGACGCGACCGCCTTTCGCCTGAGCTATACACAGACGTTCCGATTTCATACCGAACGCGAAATCACCGAACATCTGGGCAATTTGTGGGGCAAGCCTTCCACCTCTGAATGCACCCGCCTGTCCTACGGCAACGGCCAGGATTGCCGTTATCAGTGGTGGCCCGTGAACGGCGTGCGCGTCAACGCCCAGCTGCGCGTGACCAACGACCGCCTGCACGGGCGCCCGGAAATCACGCTGCGGGTCGATGCCGCCGACGAACGCACGGAAGGCCGCCGCTGGTCGTCCAACAAGGTCGCCTTCGCCGTCGGCCGTTGACGCCCCTTCAATTTCAACCTGTGAAATGCGCTGAATCTTGCCCGCACCTCTGAACCGTGCGAGTTTGACGCCTCATTTGGCGCCAACGATAAGCAAACAGGAAGGAGCACCCGATGCCGGATGCAACCGACGCCCCCCAACTTGCCCCCAAGTCCCCGCAGGCGAAGCCTGAATTCAACTGGGAAGACCCCTTCGGGCTGGTCGATCAGCTGACCGAGGACGAACGCATGGTCGCCGAAACGGCCCGCGCCTATTCCCAGGACAAATTGATGCCGCGGGTTCTCGAATCCTTCCGCAACGAGACCTTCGACCGCGAAATCTTCA
This window harbors:
- a CDS encoding amino acid ABC transporter substrate-binding protein; its protein translation is MNSKRLISVVAASLAVAGLAFANPAQAKVEGDTIILGSAISFTGKYSTNGIHAKNGYDIGVAKINAMGGVKIGGKSYKLKIQYYDDESTPLRTAQLLERLVNQDGVKYFLGPYSSATTKAAAPIIEKYKVPMIEAEGASRSLFNKGYKYLFAVLSTSEQYLASSIGLAAEIAEKNGKKASDVKIAMAFENDPFSLDVRAGVLEDAKKYGMKVVIDDKMPRDLNDISSTLTKVKALKPDLLLLSGHSKGAATGARQIKEMKIDVPMIALTHCEAAKITSKFGASTNDFLCPTQWAPTLTYKDKYFGTAADYDKEFKKTYDGYKNVPYQSAQATASVLVWKDAFERANSLDPEKVRDAIAATDMETFYGGIKFAPEGNNIAKPMVLRQIQNGEYNVVAPSKWASHPVNWPRKAQ
- a CDS encoding branched-chain amino acid ABC transporter permease — encoded protein: MWDNISILTAAPVFNIQLILDGLFIGSTFALAAYGLALVWGVMNVKNLAQGDFVIMGGYVAWWLGKQGIHPLWGLPISIVVMFTFGWVVYVTIIRRVIDKDMFTSLLATFGLAIVLAQALNLMFGPEVQTAESDFAIRSYFDNSVTVADIKLVAFALCGVLAVAVVLFMKNSRMGQAIRATAQDARAARVMGIDTDKVYAFTFSLNAAICGAAGALISMIWVIQPFYGIGHSIRSFVIVTAAGFGNLGGVIMAGLGLGVMEQYGGFVLGAEYQQACVVGLLVAVLIYRQLEMRRHRQVVQ
- a CDS encoding branched-chain amino acid ABC transporter permease, with product MESFNPKLHLPILIFGIAAPFVIPGVTIQIAVLWVMVLFALTWDIMGGQMGYNSLGNILFFGSGMYISALVQISMFANVSEYTASSGAVDFTYTSSEYFWGLGWGILAAAVGSALLAASLGWTLFGLRGPYFAIGTLGIALTAGELMGTWEWVGAGGGLAMPVYPGSADGKSFMFYFMCFFAAIGTYLFCSWLYSTRFGLAINAIRDDEQKAEAMGIHTLRYKTIAWSVSAFFLGISGALFGNMTGFVEPLEVAFPVATFGIFMVAMSLLGGKGTLWGPILGAALFHVLKELTWTYFLGWQWVALGVLIIVNVVFFQQGIMGWLMEKFPERFGIIVDKKETAK
- a CDS encoding ATP-binding cassette domain-containing protein — translated: MADENKAQEDESAGAAANRRSTGYHMGTVDAVISVEDVNRQAKAMAVEVPLEQVASLANNTPFVNLKDLRCGYGKMEIIHGLNLQVAKGQSLCLIGPNGAGKSTVLHAIYGLNTVMGGNILVGEGAQAQDVAHMTANQKLKQAGIAYILQDKSIFPDMTVEENLWMGGFLMETTAQAKEAAEKVFAKYDRLAQRRKHLAKVLSGGERRLLEISRALVMDPDVLLVDEPSIGLEPRFIDMVFDILDDLQHTEGKTIIMVEQNAKKGLEFADIGYVLVSGELAIAGTGDALLENEDVGRLFLGG
- a CDS encoding ABC transporter ATP-binding protein, with protein sequence MTDTVIEISGVSKSYGGVVANHNISLKVPAGGITGLIGPNGSGKTTLFNSIVGYHPIDEGSIKFKGEEISTYRVPQIARLGLLRTFQQTRIYSNMNCIDNMLISIPHRKLGFADMFKNRGDKETMEEVDRLLDFVGLYEKRRLISGDLSFGQQKLLEFAMALMNRPEVLLLDEPTAGINPTLINGLIDRLRRANEELGITLFVIEHNMRVIMNMAQSIYCLAHGELLAHGTPDEVQNDQRVIDAYLGAH
- a CDS encoding alpha/beta hydrolase — encoded protein: MLVALQVLILAVGTYVLVVGLVYLGQRRLMYHPGGVAGAPADAGLPDAGEVRVSTADGVELRSWYMAPQPGRPVILYLHGNAGTIADRAFKARLFARQGIGVMLAEYRGYGGNPGSPTEAGLYADARANLAWLADKGHDPASIVVYGESLGTGVAVQAALELALAGTPVRALVLEAPFTAMTDAAGVHYPWLPTGLLTRDRYDSSAKIGAVRCPVLILHGSADRVVPQDQGMRLFALAAEPKTAAWLPGAGHGDVYDFGAGEAVLNFLAAPTGGKGAVPSAR